A genomic stretch from Longibacter salinarum includes:
- a CDS encoding DUF4097 family beta strand repeat-containing protein encodes MVLLALVIGIPTAQAQDLQREGNGFVNVSTKTFEVGPGGTLDISTKGGPVVVVGSDRQNVEVEETIRVRTTSRRDAESTVANTEVEYDVSGSTLSIRTPGGWSRSGVMIGFEVRVPRRFTVTASTAGGPVSIENIEGRVDGKTSGGPVSFEDITGDADAKTSGGPVSLDNITGNATAKTSGGPIRAESIGGELDAKTSGGPISIEDVGADASIESAGGGLSAINVRGSLNARTAGGDVEVEQVTGDVEAKTSGGDIELMSIGGSLTASTAGGDIEGSDFGGRVEATTRAGDIELTGVRGSVDAETSVGDIEIQMLSPGSDDSSFRTSHGDVELVLPSDIAVNLDIEVTSDWGGRLDRDDITSDFPITIETDRDEDLLRASGDLNGGGPTIVIRTRGGSVDVRKEQ; translated from the coding sequence GTGGTTCTCCTAGCACTCGTGATCGGCATTCCGACCGCGCAGGCGCAGGATCTCCAGCGTGAAGGCAATGGCTTCGTTAATGTCAGCACCAAAACATTCGAGGTCGGCCCGGGCGGTACGCTCGACATCTCGACCAAGGGCGGCCCCGTTGTCGTCGTCGGGAGCGACCGGCAGAACGTCGAGGTCGAGGAAACCATCCGGGTTCGCACCACGAGCCGTCGCGACGCCGAGTCGACCGTGGCGAACACGGAGGTAGAATACGACGTCAGCGGCTCCACGCTCTCGATTCGCACGCCTGGCGGCTGGAGCCGGTCCGGCGTTATGATCGGATTCGAGGTCCGCGTCCCGAGACGCTTTACCGTAACGGCGTCCACGGCAGGGGGCCCGGTGTCGATCGAAAACATCGAGGGTCGCGTCGACGGAAAAACCTCTGGTGGGCCGGTCTCCTTCGAAGACATCACGGGCGACGCCGACGCGAAGACATCCGGCGGCCCGGTGAGCCTCGACAATATTACCGGTAACGCGACCGCCAAGACGAGCGGTGGACCGATCCGCGCCGAGTCAATCGGCGGCGAACTGGACGCGAAAACCTCGGGCGGACCGATCTCCATCGAAGACGTGGGTGCCGACGCGAGCATCGAGTCGGCCGGCGGTGGCCTGAGCGCCATCAACGTGCGCGGCTCGCTAAACGCTCGCACGGCCGGCGGCGACGTCGAGGTCGAGCAGGTCACCGGTGATGTGGAGGCGAAGACGTCCGGGGGGGACATCGAACTCATGTCGATCGGCGGATCGCTCACGGCAAGCACCGCGGGCGGCGACATCGAGGGCAGCGACTTTGGTGGCCGCGTGGAGGCGACGACGCGAGCCGGCGACATCGAACTCACCGGCGTCCGCGGCAGCGTGGACGCGGAAACGTCCGTCGGCGACATCGAGATTCAGATGCTCTCCCCCGGCAGCGACGACTCCTCGTTCCGCACCTCGCACGGCGACGTGGAGCTCGTGCTTCCGTCCGACATCGCAGTGAACCTCGACATTGAGGTCACCAGCGACTGGGGCGGCCGGCTCGACCGCGACGACATCACCAGCGACTTCCCGATCACGATCGAAACGGACCGCGACGAGGACCTCCTCCGCGCCTCGGGCGACCTGAACGGCGGCGGCCCGACGATCGTCATCCGCACCCGCGGCGGCTCGGTGGACGTCCGGAAAGAACAGTGA
- a CDS encoding RNA polymerase sigma factor produces the protein MTSAAATQPSVAFQDLVETHKKRVYYLALDLTGNHHDAEDLAQEVFIKAFRAMDSFRGDAKVFTWLYRIAVNTHLNRRRKKAVRHMHLKEDFDREVDDSGALPDTDEQAQRQQMQSHIEASLEALSPRERSAFVLKHMNGLTIKDTAAAMDVAPGTVKSLLYRATRKLRDELAFYRDDL, from the coding sequence GTGACTTCAGCGGCGGCAACCCAGCCCAGCGTTGCATTCCAGGATCTCGTAGAAACGCACAAAAAGCGGGTCTACTACCTGGCTCTCGACCTGACCGGCAACCACCACGACGCCGAGGATCTGGCGCAGGAGGTCTTCATCAAGGCCTTCCGCGCGATGGATTCGTTCCGCGGCGACGCGAAAGTGTTCACGTGGCTCTACCGGATTGCGGTCAACACGCACCTGAACCGCCGCCGCAAGAAGGCGGTGCGGCACATGCACCTCAAGGAAGACTTCGACCGCGAGGTCGACGACTCCGGCGCCCTTCCCGATACCGACGAACAGGCCCAGCGGCAGCAGATGCAGTCGCACATCGAGGCTTCCCTCGAGGCCCTTTCGCCGCGCGAGCGGTCCGCGTTCGTCCTGAAGCACATGAACGGTCTCACCATCAAAGACACGGCTGCCGCGATGGATGTCGCGCCCGGCACCGTAAAGAGCCTGCTGTATCGCGCGACCCGCAAGCTTCGCGATGAACTCGCCTTCTACCGCGATGACCTGTAG
- a CDS encoding anti-sigma factor family protein, whose product MSDACSTYKPLMTEALFDELSAADRQRLDAHLENCPRCAEEFASLQSTLQVTAQYERPERSEAYWDAFSDRLYDQIDRETARSGSLRAATAPEEASWTDRLRSWWASRPALIPSTGMQWVLQGALALLLVAAGLAIGRVTAPAPTPADRLAETSGPGTDPLLTPIATGQSQRNVEPRLMGVEDITYDVTDGSVEIRYNTTNDVVVRGKPEDPKIQRLLRAALLDESNPSSRLHAVKTLEAAQPSADAELVNALTYLVRDQSNPDMRLRAVRALRRLHQSRPMSESTRGVLVNVLLEAELPALRIEALESLTNDATMSPEQPSAGENAVPSYLYQAQSDSNGYVRYRANELLQQIRADGESL is encoded by the coding sequence ATGAGTGACGCCTGCTCTACATACAAGCCGTTGATGACCGAGGCGCTGTTCGATGAACTATCGGCCGCGGACCGGCAACGCCTGGACGCCCACCTGGAGAACTGCCCGCGCTGTGCTGAGGAGTTCGCCTCGCTGCAGTCCACGCTCCAGGTGACCGCGCAGTACGAGCGACCGGAACGGTCAGAAGCATACTGGGACGCCTTCAGCGATCGCCTGTATGACCAGATCGATCGCGAAACGGCCCGATCCGGTTCTCTGCGAGCGGCGACCGCCCCAGAGGAAGCATCCTGGACCGATCGGCTCCGCTCATGGTGGGCGTCGCGTCCCGCGCTGATCCCATCAACCGGGATGCAGTGGGTGCTTCAGGGCGCGCTCGCTCTCCTGCTGGTCGCTGCTGGACTCGCGATCGGCCGTGTCACGGCCCCGGCTCCCACACCCGCCGACCGCCTCGCCGAAACCTCCGGTCCCGGCACCGACCCGCTGCTGACGCCCATTGCCACGGGCCAGAGTCAGAGGAACGTGGAGCCCCGACTCATGGGCGTCGAGGACATCACGTACGACGTAACGGATGGCTCCGTCGAGATCCGCTACAACACGACGAACGACGTGGTTGTCCGTGGCAAACCGGAAGATCCAAAAATCCAGCGTCTGCTCCGCGCCGCGTTGCTCGACGAAAGCAATCCCTCCTCGCGCCTCCACGCGGTGAAAACGCTTGAAGCCGCCCAGCCGAGCGCTGACGCCGAACTCGTGAACGCCCTGACGTACCTCGTTCGCGACCAGTCGAACCCCGACATGCGACTTCGCGCGGTCCGGGCGCTCCGGCGACTTCATCAATCCCGACCGATGAGCGAGTCCACCCGCGGCGTGCTCGTCAACGTGTTGCTCGAAGCAGAGCTTCCCGCGCTTCGCATCGAGGCGCTGGAGTCGCTCACGAACGACGCCACAATGTCTCCGGAGCAGCCATCCGCCGGTGAGAATGCCGTACCGAGCTACCTGTATCAGGCGCAGTCCGACTCCAACGGATACGTGCGCTACCGCGCCAACGAATTGCTCCAACAGATTCGGGCCGACGGCGAAAGCCTGTAA
- a CDS encoding ribonucleoside-diphosphate reductase subunit alpha, with amino-acid sequence MPATATTERAPFHWLNDDIRTFLRRGYLLDGVTAEERVRQIADHAESILGIDGFGDTFFEYVGRGYYSLASPIWSNFGLNRGLPISCFGSHIEDSMDSILDTHAEVGMMTKVGGGTSGYFGELRPRGAAIKNNGTTNGTYPFAQLFDTIINVVSQGETRRGHFAGYIDIEHPDVDEWLNIQSDGDAIQTMYYGVVVGDEWMEAMIEGDADKRALWARVIEARMNHGIPYILFRDNIQRGRPQVYKDKGYDVRASNLCSEIALPATADESFVCCLSSMNALHYDDWKNTNAVEVMTFFLDAVMQEFIDGASGTKHMERAVRFAKRHRAIGIGILGWHSYLQSKRIPFESMDANMQGAEIAKTIKERSYAASADLADRFGEPEVLEGYGRRNATTMAVAPTKSSSFILGQVSPSIEPIKSNYFVQDRAKAKVTYKNPYLQDLLEEKGCNTEAVWDDIALRDGSVQHLDVLTDEEKAVFKTFSEISQMEIINQAASRQKHIDQSQSLNLAIDPSNTPVKEINKLYIEAWRSGVKSLYYQNGVNAAQSLSRELLACRSCEG; translated from the coding sequence ATGCCCGCCACTGCAACAACCGAACGCGCACCTTTTCACTGGCTGAACGACGACATCCGGACGTTCCTCCGTCGCGGCTACCTGCTCGACGGCGTGACAGCGGAAGAGCGCGTCCGCCAGATCGCCGACCACGCCGAGTCCATCCTCGGGATTGACGGCTTCGGCGACACCTTCTTCGAATACGTCGGCCGCGGCTACTACTCGCTGGCCTCCCCGATCTGGTCCAACTTCGGGCTCAACCGCGGCCTTCCGATCTCCTGCTTCGGCTCGCACATCGAGGACTCGATGGACTCGATCCTCGACACGCACGCGGAGGTCGGGATGATGACGAAAGTCGGCGGCGGCACGTCCGGCTACTTCGGCGAACTGCGTCCGCGCGGGGCAGCCATCAAGAATAACGGCACGACGAACGGCACCTACCCCTTCGCGCAGCTCTTCGACACGATCATCAACGTCGTGTCGCAGGGGGAAACGCGCCGCGGCCACTTCGCCGGCTACATCGACATCGAGCACCCGGACGTCGACGAGTGGCTCAACATTCAGTCGGACGGCGACGCCATCCAGACGATGTACTACGGCGTGGTCGTGGGCGACGAGTGGATGGAGGCGATGATCGAGGGCGACGCCGACAAGCGGGCGCTGTGGGCGCGCGTGATCGAGGCGCGGATGAACCATGGCATCCCATACATCCTCTTTCGCGACAACATCCAGCGCGGCCGGCCGCAGGTATACAAGGACAAGGGCTACGACGTCCGCGCCAGCAACCTCTGCAGCGAGATCGCGCTTCCCGCGACGGCCGACGAAAGCTTCGTCTGCTGCCTCTCCTCCATGAACGCGCTGCACTACGACGACTGGAAGAACACCAATGCCGTCGAGGTCATGACCTTCTTCCTCGACGCGGTGATGCAAGAGTTCATCGACGGCGCCTCCGGCACCAAGCACATGGAGCGAGCCGTCCGCTTTGCAAAGCGGCACCGCGCAATCGGCATCGGCATCCTGGGCTGGCACTCGTACCTGCAGTCGAAGCGCATCCCGTTCGAATCGATGGACGCGAACATGCAGGGCGCGGAAATAGCGAAGACCATCAAGGAGCGCTCCTACGCCGCGTCGGCGGATCTAGCCGACCGGTTCGGCGAGCCGGAGGTGCTCGAAGGCTACGGCCGGCGCAACGCCACCACGATGGCCGTCGCTCCCACCAAGTCCAGCAGCTTCATCCTGGGGCAGGTGAGCCCATCGATCGAGCCGATCAAGAGCAATTACTTCGTGCAGGACCGCGCGAAAGCGAAGGTCACCTACAAGAACCCGTACCTGCAGGATCTGCTCGAGGAGAAAGGCTGCAACACGGAGGCAGTGTGGGACGACATCGCACTCCGCGACGGCTCCGTGCAGCACCTCGATGTGCTCACCGACGAGGAGAAGGCGGTCTTCAAGACGTTCAGCGAGATCAGCCAGATGGAGATCATCAATCAGGCCGCGAGCCGGCAGAAGCACATCGACCAGTCGCAGTCCCTGAACCTGGCGATCGACCCGTCGAACACGCCGGTGAAGGAGATCAACAAGCTCTACATCGAGGCATGGCGGTCCGGCGTCAAGTCGCTCTACTACCAGAACGGCGTCAACGCCGCGCAGAGCCTCTCCCGAGAGCTCCTCGCCTGCCGGAGTTGCGAAGGGTGA
- a CDS encoding acyl-CoA thioesterase, which translates to MPAISTPVSDTDLERDAETRLVHAVFPGDTNHYHTLFGGTAMAWMDQAAFICGTRWCRTKVVTVHSSEIDFKHPVPEGTIVELVARVTDTGRTSLTVRVEMFIEPMDRRERTLACSGQFAMVSLDENDEPLEVPAR; encoded by the coding sequence ATGCCTGCGATCTCGACACCGGTGTCCGATACTGACCTCGAAAGGGATGCCGAGACGCGCCTCGTCCATGCCGTTTTTCCCGGAGACACGAACCACTATCACACGCTCTTCGGGGGGACGGCGATGGCGTGGATGGATCAGGCGGCGTTTATCTGCGGGACGCGGTGGTGCCGGACGAAGGTCGTAACGGTTCACTCCAGTGAGATCGACTTCAAGCACCCGGTGCCGGAGGGCACGATCGTGGAGCTGGTGGCCCGCGTGACGGATACCGGGCGCACGTCGCTCACGGTCCGCGTGGAAATGTTTATCGAGCCGATGGACCGCCGCGAACGCACGCTGGCGTGCAGCGGCCAGTTCGCGATGGTCTCGCTCGACGAAAACGACGAGCCCCTCGAGGTGCCAGCGCGGTAA
- a CDS encoding ribonucleotide-diphosphate reductase subunit beta, with product MPAPSSAVASSPAKEPSSRSLFTPRVHLKPHDYPHLLDFKTAIRRSYWVHDEFNFEGDVQDFRVNCTDVERSVIKKTMLAIAQIEVSVKTFWADLYQRLPIPEIGAVGMTFAESEVRHMDAYSHLLERLGLNDAFREIDEIPAIRDRIDYLDDALQRAKDGRDRELAFSILLFSIFVEHVSLFSQFLIMLSFDKHEKRFKGVANAVEATSKEEQIHGLFGIELIDLMREERPEWFGPGFEDDVQAACEKAYKAEMKILDWIFAEGTLDFLPRPVIDTFLRDKFNQALDNVDIEPLFDVDADRLAETRWFYEEILLTKGNDFFSKRGTSYSKMTQSVSGDDLF from the coding sequence ATGCCCGCCCCCTCGTCCGCCGTCGCCTCCTCTCCGGCCAAAGAACCATCTTCGCGCAGCCTCTTCACGCCGCGCGTCCATCTGAAGCCGCACGACTACCCGCATCTGCTCGATTTCAAGACGGCGATCCGCCGGTCGTACTGGGTCCACGACGAGTTCAACTTCGAGGGCGACGTACAGGACTTCCGCGTCAACTGTACGGACGTCGAGCGGAGCGTCATCAAGAAGACGATGCTCGCCATCGCGCAGATCGAGGTATCGGTCAAAACGTTCTGGGCCGATCTCTACCAGCGCCTCCCGATTCCCGAGATCGGCGCCGTGGGAATGACCTTCGCGGAGTCGGAGGTCCGGCACATGGACGCGTACTCGCACCTGCTGGAACGCCTCGGGCTAAACGATGCCTTCCGCGAGATCGACGAGATCCCAGCCATCCGCGACCGGATCGACTACCTCGACGACGCGCTCCAGCGGGCGAAAGACGGACGCGACCGCGAGCTGGCATTCTCCATCCTCCTCTTCTCGATCTTCGTCGAGCACGTCAGCCTCTTCAGCCAGTTTCTCATCATGCTCTCGTTCGACAAGCACGAGAAGCGGTTCAAGGGCGTCGCGAACGCTGTCGAGGCGACATCGAAGGAAGAGCAGATCCACGGCCTCTTCGGCATCGAACTGATCGACCTGATGCGCGAGGAGCGTCCAGAATGGTTCGGTCCGGGCTTCGAGGACGACGTGCAGGCCGCCTGCGAGAAAGCCTACAAGGCAGAAATGAAGATCCTCGACTGGATCTTTGCCGAAGGAACGCTCGACTTCCTGCCGCGCCCGGTCATCGACACGTTCCTCCGCGACAAGTTCAACCAGGCGCTCGACAACGTGGACATCGAGCCGCTCTTCGACGTGGATGCCGACCGCCTCGCCGAGACGCGCTGGTTCTACGAGGAAATCCTGCTCACGAAGGGCAACGACTTCTTCTCCAAGCGCGGCACCAGTTACTCGAAGATGACCCAGAGCGTCAGCGGCGACGACCTTTTCTAG
- a CDS encoding TonB-dependent receptor, with protein MTLLDDPPARSASERQAPASRRPSALLQRVHQALPVRLFIWLLLCLLTVPAAAQETATGRIVGTVAEATTGETVEGANVGLRGTTLGAATGVDGTYAIEEVPAGTYVIQASFIGYETAQREVTVEEGETTTADFRFTQDDVELQGVEVIGRRARGYEADYSFVATKSATPLENVPQSISVITKEVLDDQQVYRLDEALRNVSGVNTFSGYNDYTARGFRTSGGSSSDARLINGLKGGFSFWTSPILPHIERVEIIKGPASALFANTNPGGTINLVTKKPLRTSRQSLNFTLGSYDTYRSTADFTGPLNDDGTVLYRLNLGYENAKSFRTLQFNESYLIAPSVSFIPNERTRVNVDLVYSDLDSRLDRGQPIFDQSDDLTSTPISFALSQPGDYMHNTNFHVTASLSHEFTDWLELNSSYMKFRYDQDLEEHRTSNVFLPNDPTVLQLAFIKRDQERTVDNVTNYLTAEFTTGPVTHEALGGVDFFQQDDNRTQWGARGADQFILEDGTQTPGGNVGNFDLEDPVYTIEGRNSSTYEANWFSQARTSDPIRSRTYGAYIQDQLSYGPVRLLLSLRHEWYRDILPDEQLEGLRGAFPNVDNTASQSTWLPRIGGVVEVTDGINVYGTYAEGFEPQTAESVLNPQLGGPFDPQQSNVVEGGTKARLLNGRLLATAAVYQITKQNVLVNANDSANPQRLEQRGEERARGVELEVAGEPVPGLRLTANYAYNRAEITESADPSEVGRIKENAPEHAGGFWGTYTVQSGALTGLGFGGGMQFVTERNTFEETLQLPGYTIWDATVFYTVNSFKIKATVKNATDETYWTGGYNYGRIYPGAPRTALLSIGYTF; from the coding sequence ATGACTCTCCTCGACGATCCACCTGCGCGTTCGGCCTCCGAACGACAAGCACCCGCTTCGCGTCGCCCCTCGGCGCTACTGCAACGCGTGCATCAAGCTCTTCCCGTCCGCCTCTTCATCTGGCTCCTCCTGTGTTTATTGACCGTCCCCGCCGCCGCGCAGGAGACGGCGACCGGTCGGATTGTGGGAACCGTTGCTGAAGCCACCACCGGCGAAACGGTCGAAGGCGCAAACGTCGGGCTTCGCGGCACAACCCTCGGCGCAGCCACCGGCGTCGACGGCACCTACGCGATTGAGGAGGTCCCGGCAGGCACGTACGTGATCCAGGCATCGTTCATCGGATATGAAACGGCGCAGCGCGAAGTTACCGTCGAAGAAGGCGAAACGACGACGGCCGACTTCCGCTTCACGCAGGACGACGTCGAATTGCAGGGCGTCGAGGTGATCGGACGACGCGCCCGCGGCTATGAGGCCGACTACAGCTTCGTGGCGACCAAGTCTGCGACCCCGCTCGAAAACGTGCCGCAGTCCATCTCAGTCATTACAAAAGAGGTCCTCGACGATCAGCAAGTCTACCGGCTCGATGAGGCGCTCCGAAATGTGAGCGGCGTCAACACGTTTTCCGGATACAACGATTACACCGCCCGCGGCTTCCGCACCTCCGGCGGCAGTTCCTCCGATGCCCGCCTTATCAACGGTCTGAAGGGCGGCTTCTCGTTTTGGACCAGCCCGATCCTGCCCCACATCGAGCGGGTGGAGATCATCAAAGGCCCTGCATCGGCCCTCTTCGCCAACACGAACCCGGGCGGCACGATCAACCTCGTGACGAAAAAGCCGCTTCGCACGTCCCGGCAGTCGCTCAACTTCACGCTCGGGAGCTACGACACCTACCGCTCCACGGCCGACTTCACCGGCCCGCTCAACGACGACGGCACGGTTCTCTACCGCCTCAACCTGGGCTACGAGAACGCAAAATCCTTCCGCACACTTCAGTTCAACGAGTCGTACCTCATCGCGCCGTCGGTGTCGTTCATCCCGAACGAGCGAACGCGCGTGAACGTCGATCTCGTCTACTCGGATCTCGACTCCCGCCTCGACCGCGGCCAGCCGATCTTCGACCAGAGCGACGACCTGACGTCGACGCCTATCAGCTTTGCGCTGAGTCAGCCGGGCGACTACATGCACAACACGAACTTCCACGTCACGGCCTCGCTCAGCCACGAGTTCACGGACTGGCTTGAGCTCAACAGCTCGTACATGAAGTTCCGCTACGACCAGGACCTGGAGGAGCACCGCACCAGCAATGTTTTCCTCCCTAATGACCCGACCGTCCTCCAGCTCGCGTTCATTAAGCGGGACCAGGAACGCACGGTCGACAACGTGACGAACTACCTTACCGCCGAGTTTACCACCGGTCCGGTGACCCACGAAGCACTGGGTGGTGTGGACTTCTTCCAGCAAGACGATAACCGAACGCAGTGGGGCGCACGCGGCGCCGATCAATTCATTCTTGAGGACGGAACGCAGACGCCGGGTGGAAATGTCGGCAACTTCGACCTCGAAGATCCGGTCTACACGATCGAGGGCCGTAATTCGTCGACCTACGAAGCCAACTGGTTCTCGCAGGCCCGTACGTCCGACCCGATCCGCTCGCGCACCTATGGCGCCTACATCCAGGATCAGCTTTCCTACGGCCCCGTCCGCCTGCTGCTCTCGCTCCGCCACGAGTGGTACCGCGACATCCTCCCCGACGAGCAACTCGAGGGTCTGCGTGGCGCATTCCCCAACGTAGATAACACCGCGTCGCAGTCCACCTGGCTCCCGCGGATCGGTGGCGTCGTGGAAGTCACCGACGGCATCAACGTGTACGGCACCTACGCCGAGGGCTTCGAGCCGCAGACGGCCGAGTCGGTGCTGAACCCGCAGCTCGGCGGCCCCTTCGACCCGCAGCAGAGCAACGTCGTGGAAGGCGGCACGAAGGCGCGTCTGCTGAACGGCCGGCTGCTTGCCACCGCCGCAGTCTACCAGATCACCAAGCAAAACGTCCTGGTAAATGCCAATGACTCCGCCAATCCGCAGCGGCTGGAGCAGCGAGGCGAGGAGCGTGCCCGCGGCGTGGAACTCGAAGTCGCGGGCGAACCGGTGCCGGGACTCCGCCTGACCGCCAACTACGCCTACAACCGCGCCGAAATCACGGAGTCGGCCGATCCGAGCGAAGTCGGCCGGATCAAAGAAAACGCCCCGGAGCACGCGGGCGGCTTCTGGGGCACCTACACGGTGCAGTCCGGCGCCCTGACCGGCCTCGGATTCGGCGGCGGCATGCAATTCGTCACCGAGCGCAACACGTTCGAGGAGACACTGCAGCTGCCCGGCTATACCATCTGGGATGCAACGGTTTTCTACACCGTCAATAGCTTCAAAATCAAGGCGACCGTGAAGAACGCGACGGACGAGACGTACTGGACCGGCGGCTATAACTACGGCCGGATCTATCCAGGCGCCCCGCGGACCGCGCTCTTGAGCATCGGCTACACGTTCTAG
- a CDS encoding PepSY-associated TM helix domain-containing protein, whose product MFSNWRKTLFRLHGWIGINLGLLLFVICLSGTVAVFSNEIDWLLNDDLRAEATDEPIAWDEIEASIDETFPDGVNLGMYAPLEPGFAARAYVALPDGQTRKAYFHPKTGELQGHTSFFNTQRFFRSFHRRFFDGDRGIVLVTLMAIPLLFSALSGLLYYKGWLKQLFTVRRDKGRRLFGSDLHKVAGIWGLLFTILIAATGIFYFTEVVFTGTGNYQALHAEPLPNVPAETLPDYGGRATMLSAGVLADRARAALPGLDVRGVRLPLGPTDAASVTGQMGNPITRDRANEVHVNPYTGAVLGVQRSSELGVVPFITDAADPLHFGYFGSFWTKALWFVFGLMLSFSILTGAYVWVVRSEPSHRTAKADREDGLSLRPFPWLRGAVVSVALTLVYCGVVVSSTIDGIQYYAPQNTGHVPVTSIANGDLRADLLCTKPCDLQDGSTMALRFEGKDMPNPKAVTLTTADGDTISLNAYQQYHRGEVTTAPGTAMTLSLATWDAPPVQKQFEAPSPVPDDQMTTAAAWPEAAPGVWWVVGGFVLLTVSSIGTWLWGVWRAFQSSQSKMQRKRRRSTTPRPDVKLPPTA is encoded by the coding sequence ATGTTTTCGAACTGGAGAAAAACGCTGTTTCGGCTTCACGGCTGGATCGGCATCAACCTCGGCCTACTGCTGTTTGTGATTTGCCTGTCAGGGACGGTAGCGGTCTTCTCAAACGAGATCGACTGGCTGCTGAACGACGACCTGCGCGCCGAGGCGACCGATGAGCCCATTGCCTGGGACGAGATCGAGGCGTCGATCGATGAGACATTTCCGGATGGCGTCAACCTCGGGATGTACGCCCCACTCGAGCCGGGTTTCGCCGCGCGGGCGTACGTCGCACTGCCGGACGGTCAGACGCGAAAGGCGTACTTTCACCCGAAAACCGGCGAACTGCAGGGACACACGAGTTTCTTCAACACGCAGCGCTTCTTTCGGAGCTTCCACCGCCGCTTCTTCGACGGCGACCGTGGGATCGTCCTCGTCACGTTGATGGCAATCCCACTTCTCTTTTCCGCCCTCAGCGGATTGCTCTACTACAAAGGATGGCTGAAGCAGCTCTTTACCGTTCGCCGCGACAAGGGCCGGCGCCTGTTCGGCTCCGACCTCCACAAGGTCGCGGGCATCTGGGGATTGCTATTTACGATCTTGATCGCCGCTACCGGCATATTCTACTTCACGGAGGTCGTCTTTACGGGCACCGGAAACTACCAGGCGCTCCACGCGGAGCCGCTGCCGAACGTCCCGGCTGAGACGCTCCCCGACTATGGCGGTCGGGCGACGATGCTCTCTGCCGGCGTGCTCGCTGACCGTGCGCGAGCCGCCCTCCCCGGACTCGACGTACGCGGCGTGCGCCTTCCGCTCGGTCCAACGGATGCCGCCTCTGTGACCGGACAAATGGGCAACCCGATCACCCGCGACCGCGCCAATGAGGTCCACGTCAATCCATACACCGGCGCGGTGTTGGGCGTACAACGCAGTAGCGAGCTGGGCGTCGTGCCGTTCATCACCGACGCGGCGGATCCACTTCACTTCGGCTACTTCGGGAGCTTTTGGACCAAGGCGCTCTGGTTCGTCTTCGGTCTCATGCTGTCCTTCTCGATCCTGACCGGCGCGTACGTCTGGGTCGTACGGTCGGAGCCCTCGCACCGCACGGCGAAGGCGGACCGTGAGGATGGACTTTCGCTCCGCCCCTTCCCCTGGCTGCGGGGTGCGGTGGTTTCTGTCGCACTGACGCTGGTCTACTGTGGCGTCGTGGTGTCCTCGACCATCGACGGCATCCAGTACTACGCTCCGCAGAACACCGGCCACGTCCCCGTCACGTCTATAGCCAATGGAGACCTTCGGGCGGATCTGCTATGCACGAAGCCGTGCGATTTACAGGACGGGTCGACGATGGCCCTTCGATTCGAGGGCAAGGACATGCCGAACCCGAAGGCTGTCACCCTCACCACGGCCGACGGTGACACCATCTCCCTTAATGCGTACCAGCAATACCATCGCGGAGAGGTGACCACCGCACCCGGGACAGCGATGACGCTCAGCCTTGCGACGTGGGACGCACCGCCCGTTCAAAAACAGTTCGAGGCTCCGTCGCCCGTTCCAGACGACCAAATGACGACCGCCGCGGCCTGGCCCGAGGCGGCACCCGGCGTCTGGTGGGTCGTGGGCGGCTTCGTCCTACTCACCGTGAGCAGCATCGGCACCTGGTTGTGGGGCGTCTGGCGAGCCTTCCAGAGCTCGCAGTCGAAAATGCAACGGAAACGCCGACGGTCCACCACACCACGTCCAGACGTGAAGCTTCCCCCCACGGCGTGA